Below is a window of Uloborus diversus isolate 005 chromosome 3, Udiv.v.3.1, whole genome shotgun sequence DNA.
CTCAGCCACTCAGCAGTTAACTTAATTACTTTAACTATTTTATCTCTTTTGTGTCACAATCTTTGAGCCCATTTAAAATCCTGAGCTTTATTACTAACAGTAGCTCTAacttgataataatttttaagatAATATACTAACATGGTGGGTACTAAAGTGGGTACTAAAGTAATGCATTAAATACTAAGAGGATTATATTTAGCCTGCTTTTGTCTTTTCTCATCTTTAATTTACTCCACGTTGGTTGAAATACTTAATGATAAAACACTGGTATTTGTGTTGCTTCATTGCAACATTtacagaaattgagaaattggATGAAGATGAgggtttcttgaaaaaaaaattaattgggcATGTATGCAGCACTATTAGTATTTATCATATTAATAttaagtacagtttttttttcctaggaATTGGATTAATTTAATACAGTTTCCAAACGGCGCGTTTATTACTTCTGGCGAAGTTAGAGCTGAGCTTCAAAAAATAAGACActtcaaaaattggaaaagatcATATCTATACAATGTTGCAATGTTGAGGAATTCAccttctgaaattttgaaagattCGCACGGTTTAATTGTTCAAATGAAAGATATAATGTATTAAGTATGAACTACAATCTGTACTCAAAACGTAAATTATGTTCCAACAGCAGGGAACAAGTAATGCACGGTTTATTtgaagtgcttaaaaataaacctTATGTTCTTTCTCGTTgattaaaggaaaaattattccCTCAAAATATTGCTACATTTTTTTCTCAAGACAGAAAAATATTTCGTGAAAATGTGGTTTGtgataaaaacaaattcattttttcttccttctcaaagaatttttcaaagacTTGCTCAAAACTCAGTATGAACTTGGttgatattttgttctttttatagtATAGAATTTTTTCAGTTGTCCtttttaaagtagtttaaaaTCAATCACATTAGTTCTTTCTcaataagtttagttttaaaataatgatactGAGAGTAATATAGTAGAACAAAACAATTTAAGTGCTAATAGGGAGTTATAGGACCTAAATTATCTTATTCTTGTGCAGTTAATTTTTTCATAATCGTGAAATTATTTTAACCCATGTCATAACTATTTTTGAGGAAAACTCACAATTACACAAAACATTTAACACAGaagtatacatttatttatacGTAAATTCTTGATTgcacacataaaatatttgttcTCCAATCACAGTGATGAATAAGCCACAAAGTGCAACACTTTACGCACGACAAGAACTccaaaacaattgtttaaaagCCATTCGGAAATCAGGGCTGAAAACGGTGTAAATAATAGGATTAAGCATCGAGTTAGCATAACCCAACCATAAAGCAAAACTGAAAACTGCATTGCTGGGTTGGCATTCTTCACATAAAGGCATTAGTAGTGCCATGGTGAAGAAAGGTAACCAGCAAATTACAAAGACGCCAGTGATGACGGTCAAAGTCTTAGCGGCTTTTCTTTCTCGTTTTGATCTTATGTTACCTCTTCTTCGTTTCTTTAGCACTTGTTCTTTACTCAACAAGAAATCATCTGAACTGGGATGAGAAGAAGATGTGGTTGTAGATATCAAGGTCATTTCAGTTACCAATGAAGCCAGAACTGTGGCAGAAACGAGTCGAGATTCAGCTCTCATTCCAGGCTTATGTCTTATTCTCTTTCGCGCCACTCGGAAAATTCGCCAATATAGAAGTAATATAACCACCAGCGGTACGTAGAAAGTGGCGCAAGTTGCAAAGAGCTGATAACCAGGATCTTGACTAATTAGACATCGTTTTTCATTCAGTAGCCTTTCTTCATGTAGGCCGTCTTTCCACCCAATTAGTGGTGCAATCGATACGCAAAAAGCAACAATCCAAACTATTAAAATAGTAAGTCCAACATGCCACGATTGTCTCTGACGTACGTAGTCA
It encodes the following:
- the LOC129218152 gene encoding 5-hydroxytryptamine receptor 2A-like, whose protein sequence is MEMNISELYDNLTFDTVLFLNDTNSNWSSNENPDVASTAVVSTVLGLLILFTIVGNISVIVAITREKNLQTKGNCLVLSLAVADLLVACLVMPLGAVYEVHKEWTLGRELCDIWTSCDVLCCTASILHLVAIAVDRYWAVTDIDYVRQRQSWHVGLTILIVWIVAFCVSIAPLIGWKDGLHEERLLNEKRCLISQDPGYQLFATCATFYVPLVVILLLYWRIFRVARKRIRHKPGMRAESRLVSATVLASLVTEMTLISTTTSSSHPSSDDFLLSKEQVLKKRRRGNIRSKRERKAAKTLTVITGVFVICWLPFFTMALLMPLCEECQPSNAVFSFALWLGYANSMLNPIIYTVFSPDFRMAFKQLFWSSCRA